From Aegilops tauschii subsp. strangulata cultivar AL8/78 chromosome 5, Aet v6.0, whole genome shotgun sequence:
ACTCGTGGAGTTGGTGGGTAATTACCCACCACTGCCACCCATAAGTCATACCCCTTCGTTTTTTTTCAACTCTTTTGTTTTTTTATAGCCATCACGAACGAGAGATCTCAACAGCTTATCCTTTCGCTTTCAGGAGGCATGGACAAGAGACctaccgccgccgcctccgccacctGCATCGGCCGGCCGGAGCACGACGCCGGCGAGGAGACCACCAGAATGGGTCGATCCGgtggtcctcctcctcctccctccaatTTCTCTGCCCATCTCCACCATCCAAATCCCGTACCTTCGAGGACGGCCATGGCCCCGGTGATGAGGGTCGGCCTTTCCCGTCCCGACCAGTCCTCGACGGCAGCAGCCCCGTCCGTTGTGGCATCCGCCTCTTCTAGGCCAACACCAGCAAGCCATGGGGGGACCCCTACAGCACCCTTTCCTGCGAACCAGGAGTCAGCGTCCACCATGGACGCTGAAGCTTCGGTCGGGCACACCACCGGCATGAGCGGCAATGTCGGCCAGACCGGCGCCCCGACCAAGAGACGTGCATCACGCTCAGCCACTAAGGAAGAGCAGGTATACCATTTTTTCCACTTGTGTTCTATTGAAGATGATTTGTTTCCACAATACACGACCATGGTCTTGAATTTGGACAAATAATTAGATACAGTATGTAGATTGAAGTAGTATGTCTGTAGCAACGATTTGTTGAGAAATATATACTGAACTATCATGGTCAGGGTGATTCAATGGAGTGGACCGATGAGTACGTCCAAATTGTTTGTTCCTTGATGGCTGAACAAGTGGGACAGGGGAATCGTCCCAACACTCATTTGAACCCTTTAGGCTATAACACTGTGTCAGAAAGGTTCTACCAGATGACCGGAATTAGTTTATCAAAGACACAGCTGAAGAACAAGTGGGATAAGTTAAAGGGCGACTTGTCTTGTTGGAATAAATTAATGAGGAAGCAAACTGGGACAGGTTGGGACAGTTCGAAGGGAGTTATTGTCATGGACAATGAGTGGTGGAAGAAGGCGAGAAAGGTTAGTGTTGTCATATATTACATTATAATGGTAATTGTAATTCATAAACATGTTATGTTGAtgattttttcttttctttaggaCATCCTGGATGTGGCAAGTTTAGAAAAAAGGCTCTTCAAAATCGCATCTTTCCAAAATGTTTGGTGATATTTTGAATGATGAACAAGATCATTGGAATCCCATGAGTGACAACCCCATCATACCCCCAAGTCAAGAGAATTTTGTTGATGCTGATAATGTTGTTGGAATTGGAGAGGAAGAGATTCATGACATCCCTGATGATATTGGTAATGTGGTTGGAGGTGAGGAGGATGAGGTTCATGAGGTTTCACCTTGCATTGCTAATGCAAAGAAAAAACCTcgtgttctttttgaaaaaaataagaaGCCAAAGTCAAGCACAACACTTGTTATCCAAGATAAAATCACAAAGATAGCTGAATCCGCCGCTTCTTTTACTTCAATGAAGCAAGGAGAGGTGACAATCAAGGAAGTCATGGATATGGTCTTGGAATGTGGGGCCGTACATGGTTCTGATGAGCAAGATATTGCCACACAGTTATTTGTGAAGAAGGACCAACGGGAAATGTTCAAGACCCTTCCTAAAGAGTTTAGGTTCAATTGGCTTAAGAGGAGATACAACGACAAGTATGGAAATTGAAGAAGTAGTGTGTTGGCGCATGAATTTTTCTTACGTCATGTCATTTGAACTATTTGCTTTATGTATGTTGGAGTGAACTATTTTGTCATTGTATGCCACTTGAACTATTTTCTTTATCTATGTTGGAGTGAACTATTTTATCATCGTATGTCGCTTCAACTATTTGTTTTATGTATGTTGGAGTGAACTATTGTATCGTTGTATGTGACTTGAATTATTTCTCTATGTAATGTCACTCGAAATATTTTCTCTATGTATGCAGATGTTTGATAGTGACAacgatgattctgatcatgagagtATGAAGTTTTGCAATCTTGTTCTGGGTGCTGCTACACTTGCACAAGTGTATTGTGATACATATCTTGATAAGAATCCACCGAGGACCTCAATTCTAAGTGGTATGGGATGGTTGCAAGAGACTTTGAGGACTCCAGGTGAATGCCTTTCACAACTTCGCATGAGCACAGAAGTATTCATGGACCTTCACGACTTGTTGGTGCGAAGGTACGGGTTAGAATCATCCATGCATGTGAGCACCTATGAAAGTCTTGCAATGTTCCTCTTCATTTGTGGTGGAA
This genomic window contains:
- the LOC141023210 gene encoding L10-interacting MYB domain-containing protein-like — encoded protein: MDAEASVGHTTGMSGNVGQTGAPTKRRASRSATKEEQGDSMEWTDEYVQIVCSLMAEQVGQGNRPNTHLNPLGYNTVSERFYQMTGISLSKTQLKNKWDKLKGDLSCWNKLMRKQTGTGWDSSKGVIVMDNEWWKKARKDILDVASLEKRLFKIASFQNVW